The Salvia miltiorrhiza cultivar Shanhuang (shh) unplaced genomic scaffold, IMPLAD_Smil_shh original_scaffold_302, whole genome shotgun sequence genome window below encodes:
- the LOC131003954 gene encoding uncharacterized protein LOC131003954 isoform X1: MYGFNSATLLTGAAPYAKIRHSSRRSLAGISQIVDRSKFERKMEKKLKKLSSNVVMLTCQSSADTGVCNVYLVGSNHACQKSWAEVKAVAKFLKPEVFFLELCSNRPNILTREIPKVPTMREMVDMWKKNYQPTWILYNWFIRIWYPREVPFKGGEFRAANEEAKKYGAKVILGDRLDDISLQRYRARTSLWQVHTYLFEDTTSYYDIWEDTFVHERNLYMSAKILEVARKHKSMVAVVGSSHLEGIQKNWKKPVDMEQLLYVPTGKKKVASIGAAVAIIYGIYLYMKN; this comes from the exons ATGTACGGATTCAATTCGGCCACTCTCCTCACCGGCGCCGCCCCCTATGCGAAAATCAGGCACTCCTCTCGCCGCTCTCTCGCCGGAATCAGTCAGATTGTTGACCGCAGCAAATTTGAGAGGAAAATGGAGAAAAAGCTGAAGAAGCTCTCGAGTAATGTGGTGATGCTCACGTGCCAATCATCTGCGGATACTGGCGTGTGCAATGTTTATTTGGTCGGAAGCAATCACGCTTGTCAA AAATCTTGGGCAGAAGTCAAGGCTGTAGCGAAATTCTTGAAACCAGAG GTTTTTTTCCTGGAATTGTGCTCTAATCGCCCAAATATTCTTACACGTGAAATACCGAAG GTTCCGACCATGAGAGAAATGGTCGATATGTGGAAGAAAAATTATCAACCTACTTGGATTCTTTACAATTGGTTTATTCGCATATGGTATCCTCGTGAGGTTCCATTTAAAGGTGGAGAATTCCGCGCGGCAAATGAAGAAGCCAAGAAATACGGCGCCAAGGTTATACTTGGTGATCGACTTGATGAT aTTTCATTGCAGAGATATCGTGCTAGGACGTCTCTTTGGCAAGTGCACACCTATTTATTTGAAGACACCACTTCGTATTATGATATTTGGGAAGATACCTTTGTCCACGAGCGCAACCT ATATATGTCGGCCAAGATATTGGAAGTCGCGCGCAAGCATAAATCAATGGTAGCCGTTGTGGGAAGCTCCCATCTAGAAGGAATACAGAAGAATTGGAAAAAACCTGTTGAC ATGGAGCAACTACTTTACGTACCAACAGGGAAGAAAAAAGTTGCATCCATTGGGGCAGCAGTTGCCATAATTTATGGCATTTATCTCTACATGAAGAATTAG
- the LOC131003986 gene encoding uncharacterized protein LOC131003986 — protein MKYEESASFKPKVGPPFSFILVSWWHAPPSRIKVNTDGSSIGALGKIHAGGVSRDFTNQVKGSFHIDGGLGFAFEVELIGIIGIITAIELAYAYKWFNIWLEPISTYVVRLPQLRSDIVLWRFIARWRRVLKLLPLFDIHVSHIFCEGNQVADIMENPNTSTGWWNLVIPLIEEVVGYSYPKFLLQS, from the exons ATGAAGTATGAAGAATCAGCGTCGTTCAA ACCAAAAGTGGGTCCTCCGTTTTCTTTTATTCTTGTTAGTTGGTGGCATGCTCCTCCCTCgaggattaaagttaataccgATGGTTCTTCAATTGGCGCTCTGGGTAAAATTCATGCTGGAGGCGTTTCCAGAGATTTCACAAATCAGGTTAAAGGTTCCTTCCATATTGATGGTGGTCTTGGTTTTGCTTTTGAAGTTGAGCTTATTGGCATCATTGGCATCATTACTGCGATTGAATTGGCTTATGCTTATAAATGGTTTAACATTTGGCTGGAACCCATTTCCACTTATGTTGTAAGGTTGCCTCAATTGCGTTCTGATATTGTCCTGTGGCGTTTCATTGCTAGGTGGAGACGAGTTCTTAAGTTACTCCCCCTTTTTGATATTCATGTTTCACATATCTTTTGTGAAGGGAATCAAGTTGCTGACATTATGGAAAATCCAAATACTTCGACTGGTTGGTGGAATCTTGTTATTCCCTTGATTGAGGAAGTCGTAGGATATTCATATCCAAAATTTCTATTGCAAAGTTAG
- the LOC131003954 gene encoding uncharacterized protein LOC131003954 isoform X2, with product MYGFNSATLLTGAAPYAKIRHSSRRSLAGISQIVDRSKFERKMEKKLKKLSSNVVMLTCQSSADTGVCNVYLKSWAEVKAVAKFLKPEVFFLELCSNRPNILTREIPKVPTMREMVDMWKKNYQPTWILYNWFIRIWYPREVPFKGGEFRAANEEAKKYGAKVILGDRLDDISLQRYRARTSLWQVHTYLFEDTTSYYDIWEDTFVHERNLYMSAKILEVARKHKSMVAVVGSSHLEGIQKNWKKPVDMEQLLYVPTGKKKVASIGAAVAIIYGIYLYMKN from the exons ATGTACGGATTCAATTCGGCCACTCTCCTCACCGGCGCCGCCCCCTATGCGAAAATCAGGCACTCCTCTCGCCGCTCTCTCGCCGGAATCAGTCAGATTGTTGACCGCAGCAAATTTGAGAGGAAAATGGAGAAAAAGCTGAAGAAGCTCTCGAGTAATGTGGTGATGCTCACGTGCCAATCATCTGCGGATACTGGCGTGTGCAATGTTTATTTG AAATCTTGGGCAGAAGTCAAGGCTGTAGCGAAATTCTTGAAACCAGAG GTTTTTTTCCTGGAATTGTGCTCTAATCGCCCAAATATTCTTACACGTGAAATACCGAAG GTTCCGACCATGAGAGAAATGGTCGATATGTGGAAGAAAAATTATCAACCTACTTGGATTCTTTACAATTGGTTTATTCGCATATGGTATCCTCGTGAGGTTCCATTTAAAGGTGGAGAATTCCGCGCGGCAAATGAAGAAGCCAAGAAATACGGCGCCAAGGTTATACTTGGTGATCGACTTGATGAT aTTTCATTGCAGAGATATCGTGCTAGGACGTCTCTTTGGCAAGTGCACACCTATTTATTTGAAGACACCACTTCGTATTATGATATTTGGGAAGATACCTTTGTCCACGAGCGCAACCT ATATATGTCGGCCAAGATATTGGAAGTCGCGCGCAAGCATAAATCAATGGTAGCCGTTGTGGGAAGCTCCCATCTAGAAGGAATACAGAAGAATTGGAAAAAACCTGTTGAC ATGGAGCAACTACTTTACGTACCAACAGGGAAGAAAAAAGTTGCATCCATTGGGGCAGCAGTTGCCATAATTTATGGCATTTATCTCTACATGAAGAATTAG